A single region of the Deltaproteobacteria bacterium PRO3 genome encodes:
- the argJ gene encoding bifunctional glutamate N-acetyltransferase/amino-acid acetyltransferase ArgJ — translation MTIPGFRFSGVIAGIKQAKKPDLALIVADRPAKATAVFTTNRLKAAPVLQGQKAIRGGKLRAIVVNSGNANAATGPKGLKNAFATAAAAAKALKISKNEVLVSSTGKIGIQLDVGKIRRALPAAVQGLSVDNFTAAARAIMTTDAFPKWHVVRSKIGGRPFTVAGFGKGAGMIEPHMATMLAYVFTDLDLPAGAMRKTFRAAVEDTFNAISVDGDTSTNDTAVLLASGASGIPTLKPGSAPWRAFEKALREVCQYLAWMMVQDGEGATKVVEVQVRGAKTARSAKKIAYSIARSPLVKTSFFGQDPNWGRVFAAVGYSGETFDPSRVDIFYGPVPLVRRGLPTPVANEARAHKIMKSKSFRVLVELNGGRGEAKVWTSDLGYGYVKINAEYRT, via the coding sequence ATCACTATTCCCGGTTTTAGATTCTCCGGCGTCATTGCCGGCATCAAGCAGGCCAAGAAACCCGACCTGGCCCTGATCGTCGCCGATCGTCCCGCCAAGGCGACCGCCGTCTTCACCACCAACCGACTCAAGGCCGCCCCCGTCTTACAGGGACAGAAGGCGATCCGAGGCGGCAAGCTGCGGGCCATCGTCGTCAACTCGGGCAACGCCAACGCCGCCACCGGTCCCAAGGGCCTGAAAAACGCCTTCGCCACCGCCGCGGCAGCGGCCAAGGCCCTCAAGATTTCCAAAAACGAGGTCTTGGTGAGCTCCACCGGCAAGATCGGAATTCAGTTAGACGTCGGTAAGATCCGCCGGGCCCTGCCCGCGGCGGTCCAGGGTCTTTCGGTCGACAATTTCACCGCCGCCGCCCGTGCCATCATGACCACCGACGCCTTTCCCAAGTGGCACGTCGTCCGCAGCAAGATCGGCGGCAGGCCCTTCACCGTTGCCGGCTTCGGCAAGGGTGCCGGGATGATCGAGCCCCACATGGCGACCATGCTGGCTTACGTCTTCACCGACCTCGACCTGCCGGCCGGGGCGATGCGCAAGACCTTCCGCGCGGCCGTGGAAGACACCTTCAACGCGATCTCGGTGGACGGCGACACCTCGACCAACGACACCGCCGTCCTGCTGGCGAGCGGCGCCTCGGGTATCCCGACCCTCAAACCCGGTAGCGCCCCCTGGCGCGCCTTCGAGAAGGCCCTGCGCGAGGTCTGCCAATACCTCGCCTGGATGATGGTCCAAGACGGGGAGGGCGCCACCAAGGTTGTCGAGGTGCAGGTGCGAGGCGCCAAGACCGCCCGCTCCGCGAAAAAGATCGCCTACAGCATCGCCCGCTCGCCTCTGGTGAAGACCTCCTTCTTCGGACAGGACCCCAACTGGGGCCGGGTTTTCGCGGCGGTCGGGTATTCGGGCGAAACCTTCGACCCATCCCGCGTCGATATTTTCTACGGCCCGGTGCCCCTGGTCCGCCGCGGCCTGCCCACCCCCGTCGCCAACGAGGCCCGGGCCCATAAGATCATGAAAAGCAAGTCTTTTCGGGTCTTGGTCGAGCTGAACGGGGGGCGGGGAGAGGCCAAAGTTTGGACTAGTGATCTCGGCTACGGCTATGTCAAAATAAACGCCGAATACCGTACTTAA
- the secA gene encoding preprotein translocase subunit SecA encodes MLQALAKKVFGTKNDRELKKLYPIRDRINALEPEMQALSDEALRAQTAKFRERLAKGETLDDLLPEVFATVREAGRRVLGMRHFDVQLIGGMVLHHGKIAEMKTGEGKTLVATLPVYLNALEGKGVHVVTVNDYLARRDATWMGRLYNFLGMSVGIIVHGLDDAQRREAYAADITYGTNNEFGFDYLRDNMKFSLEQMVQRELHYAIVDEVDSILIDEARTPLIISGPSEESTDKYYRINTIIPNLKKDADYTIDEKARSAILTEDGVAHVEKLLNVENLYDPRQIEVLHHVNQALKAHVLFKLDVDYVVKDGEVIIVDEFTGRLMPGRRWSDGLHQAVEAKEGVQVENENQTLATITFQNYFRMFKKLAGMTGTADTEAGEFAKIYNLEVMIIPTNREMRRKDEGDLIYKNERIKFNAVIERILELHAKGQPVLVGTISIEKSEVLAGMLRRRGIQHHVLNAKQHEREAEIVAQAGRFGAVTISTNMAGRGTDILLGGNPEFLARTKVGPEASEEEYAKTLAEFRKACEEEKEKVRAAGGLFILGTERHESRRIDNQLRGRAGRQGDPGESQFYISLEDDLMRIFGSDRISRMMDRLKMDENEPIFHPWITKAIANAQKKVEEHNFSIRKNLIEFDDVMNQQRKTVYSLRKEILRGEGLRDKVLDMIDLTADQVSQEFAPARNEEFDAAGLAERVFQIFDIHADPKALAEKELSADSIGEWVYNQALDFYEAKEQRIGVELMRHVEKVLMLQTLDALWKDHLLSMDHLREGIGLRGYAQKDPIVEYKREGFAIFEQMLQTFTSDVLQKLFRVQVEEKQAMPLQAMQRAQPMTMSRSFAPTGAAPQASRPQPAAQPSPRPMPGGVLPGMGRPAPQPAAPPTGSVQRAEPKVGRNDPCPCGSGKKYKKCHGA; translated from the coding sequence ATGCTTCAGGCCCTTGCCAAAAAGGTCTTCGGAACCAAAAACGATCGCGAATTGAAGAAGCTGTATCCGATCCGCGACCGGATCAACGCGCTGGAACCCGAGATGCAGGCGCTCAGCGACGAGGCGCTGCGGGCTCAGACGGCCAAATTTCGCGAGCGCCTCGCGAAAGGCGAGACCCTCGACGATCTTCTGCCCGAGGTCTTCGCCACCGTCCGCGAGGCGGGGCGCCGGGTGCTGGGCATGCGTCACTTCGACGTCCAGCTGATCGGCGGCATGGTCCTGCACCACGGCAAGATCGCCGAGATGAAGACCGGCGAAGGCAAGACGCTCGTCGCCACGCTTCCGGTCTACCTCAACGCCCTCGAGGGGAAGGGCGTGCACGTCGTCACCGTCAACGACTACTTGGCCCGCCGCGACGCCACCTGGATGGGCCGGCTGTATAACTTCCTCGGCATGTCCGTCGGGATCATCGTCCACGGCCTCGACGACGCCCAGCGCCGCGAGGCCTATGCGGCGGACATCACCTACGGCACCAACAACGAATTCGGCTTCGACTACCTGCGCGACAACATGAAGTTCAGCCTCGAGCAGATGGTGCAGCGCGAGCTCCACTACGCCATCGTCGACGAGGTCGACTCCATCCTGATCGACGAGGCGCGCACGCCGCTGATCATCTCGGGGCCCTCCGAAGAGTCCACGGACAAGTATTACCGCATCAACACGATCATTCCCAACCTCAAGAAGGACGCCGACTACACGATCGACGAGAAGGCGCGCAGCGCCATCCTCACCGAGGACGGCGTCGCCCACGTCGAGAAGTTGCTCAACGTCGAAAATCTCTACGACCCGCGCCAGATCGAGGTTCTGCACCACGTCAACCAGGCCCTGAAGGCCCACGTCCTGTTCAAGCTGGACGTCGACTACGTCGTGAAGGACGGCGAGGTCATCATCGTCGACGAGTTCACCGGCCGTCTCATGCCGGGCCGGCGCTGGAGCGACGGCCTGCACCAGGCCGTCGAGGCGAAGGAAGGCGTCCAGGTCGAAAACGAAAACCAGACGCTGGCGACGATCACCTTCCAGAATTACTTCCGCATGTTCAAGAAGCTGGCGGGCATGACGGGCACCGCAGACACCGAGGCGGGCGAGTTCGCCAAGATCTACAACCTCGAGGTCATGATCATCCCGACCAACCGCGAGATGCGGCGCAAGGACGAGGGGGACCTGATCTACAAAAACGAGCGGATCAAGTTCAACGCGGTCATCGAACGCATCCTCGAGCTGCACGCCAAGGGCCAGCCCGTCTTGGTCGGCACCATCTCGATCGAGAAGTCCGAAGTCCTCGCTGGCATGCTGCGCCGCCGCGGCATCCAGCACCACGTCCTCAACGCCAAGCAGCACGAGCGCGAGGCCGAGATCGTCGCGCAGGCGGGCCGCTTCGGCGCGGTGACCATCTCGACCAACATGGCCGGCCGCGGTACCGACATCCTGCTCGGCGGCAATCCCGAGTTTTTGGCCCGCACCAAGGTTGGCCCCGAGGCGAGCGAAGAGGAGTACGCGAAGACCCTCGCGGAGTTTCGCAAGGCCTGCGAGGAAGAGAAAGAGAAGGTCCGGGCGGCGGGAGGGCTCTTCATCCTGGGTACCGAGCGCCACGAAAGCCGCCGCATCGACAACCAGCTGCGCGGCCGCGCCGGCCGCCAGGGCGACCCGGGCGAGAGCCAGTTCTACATCTCGCTGGAAGACGACCTGATGCGCATCTTCGGCTCCGACCGCATCTCGCGGATGATGGACCGCCTGAAGATGGACGAGAACGAGCCGATCTTCCATCCCTGGATCACCAAGGCCATCGCCAACGCGCAGAAGAAGGTTGAGGAGCACAACTTCAGCATCCGCAAGAACTTGATCGAATTCGACGACGTCATGAACCAGCAGCGCAAGACGGTCTACAGCCTGCGCAAGGAGATCCTGCGCGGCGAAGGCCTGCGCGACAAAGTGTTGGACATGATCGACTTGACCGCCGACCAGGTCTCGCAGGAGTTCGCGCCCGCCCGCAACGAAGAATTCGACGCCGCCGGCCTGGCCGAGCGCGTCTTCCAGATATTCGACATCCACGCCGACCCCAAGGCCTTGGCCGAGAAAGAGCTGAGCGCCGATTCCATCGGCGAGTGGGTCTACAACCAGGCCCTGGATTTTTACGAAGCGAAGGAGCAGCGCATCGGCGTCGAGCTGATGCGCCACGTCGAGAAGGTCCTGATGCTCCAGACCCTCGACGCCCTCTGGAAGGACCATCTGCTGAGCATGGACCATTTGCGCGAGGGCATCGGGCTGCGCGGCTACGCACAGAAGGACCCGATCGTCGAGTACAAGCGCGAGGGCTTCGCGATCTTCGAACAGATGCTCCAGACCTTCACCAGCGACGTCCTGCAGAAGTTGTTCCGCGTCCAGGTCGAGGAAAAGCAGGCGATGCCGCTACAGGCGATGCAGCGTGCCCAACCGATGACGATGAGCCGCTCCTTCGCGCCGACCGGCGCCGCGCCCCAGGCGTCGCGCCCGCAGCCCGCCGCGCAGCCGTCACCCCGGCCGATGCCCGGCGGCGTCCTGCCCGGGATGGGCCGCCCCGCCCCGCAACCGGCCGCGCCCCCCACCGGATCGGTGCAGCGCGCCGAGCCCAAGGTGGGCCGCAACGACCCCTGTCCCTGCGGCAGCGGGAAGAAATACAAGAAGTGCCACGGGGCTTAG
- a CDS encoding M23 family metallopeptidase, with the protein MNRKPTNLVLLDDDGFGSRTLSLSQTSLRLLGGLLAFFLVFSSVMTWGFLYYRSKNLKGEAGTIAQLEQEKAQLVSKIGALEGTIKRIEKFTEKLEGSIGVESGKLNKGVGPVSEQENLGEFLNRVNNLPKLSSRNLARDWRAGKFDEQFYEKMTLKLDELAEFAVNLEERVNEVYEANEDQISFWASTPSLWPVQGWVTSNFGFRLSPWGDAVKMHKGIDIASPIGSPVFAPSEGTVVYAGYKGGYGNTVIIDHGYGISTLYGHNSELFVKEGDKVDRGSRISAVGNTGSSTGPHLHYEVHVDGIPTDPMKYIFQ; encoded by the coding sequence TTGAACCGAAAACCCACCAATCTGGTGCTTTTGGACGACGACGGCTTCGGCAGCCGCACCTTAAGCCTTTCCCAGACCAGCCTCCGGCTGCTGGGGGGGCTCCTGGCCTTCTTCCTGGTCTTCTCCTCGGTCATGACCTGGGGCTTCCTGTATTACCGCTCCAAAAACCTGAAGGGCGAGGCCGGCACCATCGCCCAGCTCGAGCAAGAGAAGGCCCAGCTGGTTTCCAAGATCGGGGCCCTCGAGGGGACGATCAAGCGCATCGAAAAATTCACTGAAAAGCTGGAAGGCTCCATCGGCGTCGAATCAGGCAAGCTCAACAAGGGCGTCGGTCCGGTCTCCGAGCAGGAAAACTTGGGCGAGTTTCTCAACCGGGTGAACAACCTGCCCAAGCTTTCTTCCCGCAACCTGGCCCGCGACTGGAGGGCTGGAAAATTCGACGAGCAATTCTATGAGAAGATGACTCTCAAGCTGGACGAGCTGGCCGAATTCGCGGTCAACCTCGAGGAGAGGGTCAACGAGGTCTACGAGGCCAACGAAGACCAGATCTCCTTCTGGGCCTCCACTCCCTCGCTGTGGCCGGTGCAGGGTTGGGTCACCTCCAACTTCGGTTTCCGTCTTTCGCCCTGGGGCGACGCGGTCAAGATGCACAAGGGCATCGACATCGCCTCGCCGATCGGCAGTCCCGTCTTCGCCCCCTCCGAGGGCACCGTCGTCTACGCCGGCTACAAGGGCGGCTACGGCAACACCGTCATCATCGATCACGGCTACGGCATCAGCACCCTCTACGGGCACAATTCCGAGCTCTTCGTGAAAGAGGGCGACAAGGTCGATCGCGGCAGCCGCATCTCCGCGGTCGGCAACACCGGTTCCTCCACCGGGCCGCACCTGCACTACGAGGTGCACGTCGACGGCATTCCCACCGACCCGATGAAATATATCTTCCAATAA
- a CDS encoding Stp1/IreP family PP2C-type Ser/Thr phosphatase — protein MKIESYGISNVGMKRQQNEDSYLINDDMGLYMVADGMGGHLGGEYASKLAVTTVEEVVRSLRFDPDATQIRGVNEADSHPGNQLKHAIQEAGRRIHDQALFDENLRGMGTTAVAALFASPRLYIANVGDSRAYLIRDGKIEQITEDHSLVSEQVKAGMISASDARGHKLKNIITRSVGYQEEVDIDIVCKEVRHGDKLLLCSDGLSNLVEDREIEELVEKYDIREACEKLVNSANSRGGDDNITVIILQVDEIT, from the coding sequence ATGAAAATCGAATCTTACGGCATCTCCAACGTCGGCATGAAGCGGCAGCAGAACGAAGACAGCTACCTGATCAACGACGACATGGGCCTATATATGGTGGCCGACGGCATGGGGGGGCATTTGGGAGGGGAATACGCCTCCAAATTGGCGGTGACCACCGTCGAAGAGGTGGTTCGCTCGCTCCGCTTCGACCCCGACGCCACCCAGATCCGCGGGGTCAACGAGGCCGACTCCCATCCCGGCAACCAGCTGAAGCACGCCATTCAAGAGGCCGGGCGCCGCATCCACGACCAGGCCCTCTTCGACGAGAATCTGCGGGGCATGGGGACCACCGCCGTGGCGGCCCTTTTCGCCTCCCCCCGACTATATATAGCGAACGTCGGGGACTCCCGGGCCTATCTGATCCGGGACGGCAAGATCGAGCAGATCACCGAGGACCACAGCCTGGTCAGCGAACAGGTCAAGGCCGGGATGATCTCCGCCAGCGATGCCCGGGGCCATAAGCTCAAGAATATCATTACCCGGTCGGTGGGCTACCAGGAAGAGGTCGATATCGACATCGTCTGCAAGGAGGTCCGCCACGGGGACAAGCTCTTGCTCTGCTCGGACGGCCTTTCCAACCTCGTCGAGGACCGGGAAATCGAGGAATTGGTCGAAAAATACGACATCCGGGAGGCCTGCGAGAAGCTGGTCAACTCGGCCAATAGCCGGGGCGGCGACGACAACATCACGGTTATAATTTTACAAGTTGATGAAATTACTTAG
- a CDS encoding TldD/PmbA family protein, translating to MPDVRPDLFSNLERKLKREGIADFEAYFERVESRRFEAKDGAIESAQGAVEEGLALRVFREGRQGFGYSTDLSDSGLDYLCASVVASLPWVDPEPDLPLPEASPPTAEPELRNFDAGLAAVPEARKRELALALEAAAKAVDPRVKHVRAAAYDEKTLDVRLRNSAGLDRAFRRTRCRIGVMSVAEADGSAESGYEFDSSPFFERLDPRKVGEAASRLALSYLGATTPSSRRAPVLIDPLVAGEFLEVLAGSFQGDAVFKKRSFLEGKLGQRVYAPLLCIRDAGLLPEGSASCPFDGEGQDSRDLPLVEAGVVSNYLLDRLYSRKLGLKANASLVRRGLQRPPFISYSNLVLEPGERSDEALFREIGSGILVTEAIGVHAANPVTGDFSVGIQGFLIEGGEKRGAVKKLALAGNLHQMLADLRAVGSRYRTHGGVGAPTLAVQEMAIGGA from the coding sequence ATTCCGGACGTGCGTCCGGATCTTTTTTCCAACCTGGAACGAAAGCTGAAGCGCGAAGGCATCGCCGACTTCGAGGCCTATTTCGAGAGGGTCGAGTCGCGCCGCTTCGAGGCCAAGGACGGCGCCATCGAGTCCGCGCAGGGCGCGGTGGAAGAGGGGCTGGCGCTGCGGGTCTTCCGGGAGGGGCGGCAGGGCTTCGGCTATTCGACCGACTTGAGCGACTCGGGGCTCGACTACCTCTGCGCCAGCGTCGTCGCGTCGCTGCCCTGGGTGGATCCCGAGCCCGATCTACCCCTGCCGGAGGCGTCGCCTCCGACCGCCGAACCCGAGCTCCGCAATTTCGACGCCGGCCTGGCCGCGGTGCCGGAGGCGCGCAAGCGGGAGCTCGCCCTCGCCCTGGAGGCGGCCGCGAAGGCGGTCGATCCCCGCGTCAAGCACGTCCGGGCGGCCGCCTACGACGAAAAGACGCTCGATGTTCGGCTGCGGAATTCCGCCGGCCTCGACCGCGCCTTCCGCCGGACGCGTTGCCGCATCGGTGTGATGTCCGTGGCCGAGGCCGACGGGAGCGCCGAGAGCGGCTACGAATTCGACAGCTCGCCCTTCTTCGAGCGCCTCGACCCGCGCAAGGTCGGCGAGGCCGCCTCGCGACTCGCCCTGAGCTATCTGGGTGCCACCACGCCGTCCAGCCGTCGGGCGCCGGTCTTGATCGATCCCTTGGTGGCGGGGGAATTCCTCGAGGTCTTGGCGGGCTCCTTCCAGGGGGACGCGGTCTTCAAGAAGCGCAGCTTTTTGGAGGGGAAGCTCGGGCAGAGGGTCTACGCACCGCTGCTCTGCATCCGCGACGCGGGCCTGCTGCCGGAGGGCAGCGCCTCCTGTCCTTTCGACGGCGAGGGCCAGGATTCCCGCGATTTGCCGCTGGTGGAGGCGGGCGTCGTCTCCAACTACCTGCTCGACCGCCTCTACTCGCGGAAGCTCGGCCTGAAGGCCAATGCCTCCCTGGTCCGCCGGGGCCTGCAGCGTCCGCCCTTTATTTCCTATTCCAATCTCGTCCTCGAGCCCGGCGAGCGCTCCGACGAGGCCCTGTTCCGCGAGATCGGCTCCGGCATCCTAGTCACCGAGGCCATCGGGGTGCATGCGGCCAACCCGGTGACGGGGGATTTCTCGGTGGGTATTCAGGGTTTTTTGATCGAAGGCGGCGAAAAGCGCGGCGCCGTCAAGAAGCTGGCCTTGGCCGGCAACCTTCACCAGATGTTGGCCGATCTTAGGGCCGTCGGTTCCCGCTACCGCACCCACGGCGGGGTCGGGGCCCCGACTCTGGCGGTCCAAGAAATGGCGATCGGCGGCGCCTAG
- a CDS encoding GAF domain-containing protein — protein MSGFVETAEERTARVLRYQAGLLKLAKAPPADLETALRRITEVDSETLGVARVGIWLFNEDRSEIVCQDVYLQGENRHLCGQKLLAKNYPAYFQALEESRILPASDARRDPRTREFTEGYLVPQQIFSMMDVPIRLGGKVVGIVCHEQVGALRDWSLEDQDFASSIADMVSLAFAAEERRKAEEALQEKTAALERSNRELERFAYVATHDLQEPILLIIAFADRLERLLGARAEPQALDYLRRIQRSGERMRELIDDLLQFSRVTTQAKPFEELELSQVLAEVRKDLELRFAESGGRLETGALPRVFADASQMRQLFQNLLGNALKFRDPRRAPVLRVAGRAISEKFCEISVEDNGIGFEEKYLEQIFRPFTRLHSRSEYEGSGIGLALCEKIVLRHGGTLTARSEPGHGSKFLFTLPLPPAKP, from the coding sequence ATGTCCGGGTTCGTCGAAACCGCCGAAGAGCGCACCGCCCGCGTCCTGCGCTACCAGGCCGGACTGCTCAAGCTGGCCAAGGCCCCGCCGGCCGACCTCGAGACCGCCCTGCGCCGCATCACCGAGGTCGACAGCGAGACGCTGGGGGTGGCCCGCGTCGGCATCTGGCTCTTCAACGAGGACCGCAGCGAGATCGTCTGCCAGGACGTCTATCTTCAGGGCGAAAACCGCCACTTATGCGGGCAGAAGCTATTGGCGAAAAACTACCCCGCCTACTTTCAAGCTCTCGAAGAAAGCCGCATCCTGCCGGCCTCCGACGCGCGCCGGGACCCGCGCACCCGCGAGTTCACCGAGGGCTACCTGGTTCCCCAGCAGATCTTCTCGATGATGGATGTGCCGATCCGCCTGGGCGGCAAGGTCGTCGGCATCGTCTGCCACGAGCAGGTGGGCGCGCTGCGGGATTGGTCGCTGGAGGACCAGGACTTCGCCTCCTCCATCGCCGACATGGTCTCCCTGGCCTTCGCCGCCGAAGAGCGCCGGAAGGCGGAGGAGGCCCTCCAAGAGAAGACCGCCGCCCTGGAGCGCTCCAACCGCGAGCTGGAGCGTTTTGCCTACGTCGCGACCCACGACCTTCAAGAGCCGATCCTCCTGATCATCGCCTTCGCCGACCGTCTCGAACGGCTGCTGGGAGCCCGCGCCGAACCGCAGGCCCTCGACTACCTGCGGAGGATCCAGCGCTCGGGGGAGCGGATGCGCGAATTGATCGACGACCTGCTCCAATTCTCCCGCGTGACGACGCAGGCCAAGCCCTTCGAGGAGTTGGAGCTGAGCCAGGTTTTAGCGGAGGTTCGAAAAGACCTCGAGCTGCGCTTCGCCGAGAGCGGCGGCCGCCTCGAGACGGGCGCCTTGCCGCGGGTCTTCGCCGACGCCTCGCAGATGCGCCAGCTCTTCCAAAATCTCCTCGGCAACGCCCTCAAGTTCCGCGATCCGAGGCGCGCGCCGGTTCTCCGCGTCGCCGGCCGCGCGATCTCCGAAAAATTCTGCGAGATCTCGGTCGAGGACAACGGGATCGGCTTCGAGGAAAAATACCTCGAGCAGATTTTCCGGCCCTTTACCCGCCTCCACAGCCGCAGCGAGTACGAGGGCAGCGGGATCGGCCTCGCGCTCTGCGAGAAGATCGTGCTCCGCCACGGCGGGACCCTCACCGCGCGCAGCGAGCCGGGGCACGGCTCCAAATTTCTCTTCACCCTGCCGCTGCCGCCGGCGAAACCTTGA